The genomic segment TATTCTCAGATGATTAATAGGCACTGTTGATACCCTTTTGAGGAAAGCGCAACAGTCAAGGGGATATCCATAAAGGAATAGTAAAATTTTAAGTAAATTCCTTTCTCATTATTTCTATTAGTCTTACTAATCTTGCTTCTAGTAACTGATCCGCATCATATTGACTTTTCACGGAGCTTACCCTTGCATACTTGTTTGCTGGAAAGGTCACGAGGCTTACCTCTATGAGTTTCACAGCTGTCATAACTCTCGCTCCTGTGTGCTTATCCATCTTATACTTTTTTGGTATGTATCCAATTGACAGCCCGTTTAGCACTCCTGCCTTGAGCAGCTTATACGCTTCATACCCCTGATTCACCTCCATAATTATATGACCTTTTAAATAAAGTCCTTTCTCAGTTTCCTGCATTTCA from the Neorickettsia sennetsu str. Miyayama genome contains:
- a CDS encoding HK97 family phage prohead protease: MIEKKVIFDIDTKNLNEEGVFYGYASVFDVVDEQGDIISSGAFDLTKCVPLLWQHRQDQPIGKVLEMQETEKGLYLKGHIIMEVNQGYEAYKLLKAGVLNGLSIGYIPKKYKMDKHTGARVMTAVKLIEVSLVTFPANKYARVSSVKSQYDADQLLEARLVRLIEIMRKEFT